The window ctgataattaaaaaatcaaataaacttGGTGACTTACTCGATAGGAGATGCTAACATACAATTAGTTCATAACTTAATTGAAGGAAAGTTTATAATCACTCTAATTAGATATGtaatttgcaaaaagatttggtaaattaaaaaatgttaagTAAGGCAAATAAAGTGGAAACTCAGTGGAAAATCTTATcaagataaaacaaataaaCGTTGGTAAGCAACTAAAAGAGGAGTAAtccaaaattagttgataattAATTGGAGCAAAGCTGGTAAGTCacacaaataaatattattGTTCTCATAAAATAGTGGGTACTTTTAAGCCGTTAGTAATGAAAGTAAATGAACACTAGTAAACAATAGAAAAAGCTTTTTCCCAAAGATAAAGGTAGTTAATAATTAAGAGAAAACAATTAAGCACTGGTAACTAACTCAAAACACAAAAGTAGTTGGTAATCTTGGCGAAAACTTGATAATTACTCTAGATGAGCTTGGTTATTTTAATAAAGGGTGATGAATTTAAGTTAGTGAGTAAGACAAATAAAAGTGGTAATTCAATAGGAAAATTggtaagtttaaaaaaaaatcgttggTAATTAGCCCAaataaaaagttgataaataataAGTAGTTGATAATTTctaattgaagaaaagttgataaatcatttaaattaatttttggcaattttatACAATTGTTGGTAAATTTAAGGGGTTGGTAAGAAAGGAATATAACATTTTGTAAGagataaggattttttttttttttttttttttttaagatttaagagatatttgtaatttaaaagaaaatcaaataaacatcaATAACTTAGTAAAATAAGATGGCAATAGAAAACTAGTTGATAATCGCTATAATTAACATtggtaatttctaaaatcagtTGGTAAATTTAACATGCTGGTAAGTAGGGAAATAAAAATGGCAATTCCACAAAATAGCTAATaaagttataaaaataaaataaaataaaataaactgtAGTAAGTAACTTAAATGAGGGTTGATAAATTAAGACTACTTTATAACCTCATGGAAAGAAGCTGGTAACACAAATATATGTCAGTATATTCATATAAGAGCAATAATTTAAGACATTTACAAGAAAGAATGTTGGTAGACCACAATAGAAGTCAATCAATCTAAAGAACCATATAAATGATCTATAAGTAACTCCAATGAGAATTGGCTAACCCAAAATGAGTTGGtacttcaaaaggaaaaaatttggTAAGTCACTTTAATAAAGATCGATAGATTCATACAAGAATTACTACATTTGAAGAGTgggcaagaaagaaaaattaaaattagtgaagaataaaggaaaagtaATAATTtgcaaactataaaaaaaaaaatatttgtaattGTAAGTTTCTATAAATTACCaacaagtcacaaaaaaaaaaaaaaaaaaatcaagtgaccaataatttattttttgggttaataccttgaaaaactccaaactggtacataagtaacaaatttaccccaaactatttttttgaccaccaaaactcccaaattggtatacctttgacaaatttaccccaaactggtacacttgtgacaaatttaccctctgttaattttcgttaaatattattgtcaaattattaagttaaatgacacataaCAGTTGATTGGTATATCAAgttgggattttacactctacttgtcatagtttacaatttttgtaatttttttgtggtattaatcaaatttagcgaagggtatatttgtcataaatttaccagtttgggattttttttcggtcaaataaattagtttaggataaatttgtcataaatataccagtttatggttttttatggtcagtcagggtaaatttgtcggagttttttatagtcaaaaaaataatttgggataaatttgtcacagatgtaccagtttgggatttttcagaatattaacctttatttttttttaccaacagTTTATTAACACGTGCCaactcttttaaaaatatatgatcACAGAAAAAAATTCcgttttctttgaaattgaacAGTAGGATGGTCCACTCCTTAAAACTCATTTTTCGTAAGCTGAAACCCACACTagtgtaaaaataaaataaaataaaacgtGGTCCTGGCGTAGAATATCACACTGAATAGCATGAAGGATATTTTAATGAGATTTAAACCTGAGAATGTTGGCATAATAGTTTTATCCgatcagaagaagaaaaaactttGACCAAAATATTCTTCCAGATTCGGTGCTAATTATTTGTCGGCAAAATCTAATTGGAGCGCTATCTGAACGCTACTTCTATCTCTGGCCGCCGCCCAAAACGACTTATAGTACGACGAGTGTTCACGTCTTAGCTTTTTGGAAGATCGTAGGATATAGCTATCGCCAGTGGGAACATTTAGATGGATGTCCCCGCCGCCGAAACTGACTAAATGTACTGAGAttattgcatgaaaaattagggtttcggaGCTAGCTGGCGAAACGATGAAGACAACGTTGACTATACATGGATGGCGACGAAGAATAATCTGCGGTTTCTCTTTGTCCTGCTGTCTCCAAGTTGTTTTTCTGATTTGCCGCGTGAATGTTTCTGATAAATAAACACGATGTCCGAAGAAggatatatataatatatatttcgTAGACTGACAATGGAAACTGGAAAGTATCATCCGTTGACATTTCTAGATGATGGGTTATTTCCACATTGATCATCCATCTAGTATTGCCTGTGGTAGAAATCATCAGGTTAAGTTTTGCGTCTCTTTCTGTGGAGTGTTTGCGGCGATTCTATATCAATATTGATTCACAATTTGATTAGGGCTCTTTAAGCAAAATGCCACCATTTTCGACATAAATACtcaatttgttttgtgaaaaaatctatggttagaaaatattttcctatttttcctaGCATTTCAGTCCCATAAAAAGTGAACCAACTGAAAGTCTTCTCATAATCAACTTTGTATTTAAATTCAAGAATATGACTTGCTCTTTATAAAGtcggaaatcatttttcaaaatacaacttAACCTCCCCACCCCGAGACCTTACCATCTGCACCTAGATCCCCAGGGCTCTACTTGAGGTTtgttttttcccaaaaaattgtttaagtgtttttttcaaaaaaaataaatcagaatataacttctatcttatatGCAAAAGACAACCAAATACGACAAACTTAAACCATCTATCTCAACataaatttctttgaaaatagtTTTCCGTAAAGTTTATATTCTATAAAGCAAAAGGAGATGTAAtctatttatgtcattattttaattaaggtTTGAAgatcacattgcacattgagttatagtttatgaatcacattaaacaaattgaagtTCGGAAATTATACTGCACATTGAGCCAAAGTTCAGAAACTATTTGTGTTATTATTTCAACTACGAAAGCTCAAATGATTAGAGATCCATACACGTGTTCATTACCAAATAAAGCAACTCTCAAATGTTAAAAGTAAAATACTTCGAAAGAACGTCACTTCAAATGGACCTTAATAGACTAAAATGAAATGTACttaatatcttttttcttttttctttttatggacCCTCCTTATTGATGTCATTGCACACGTCAAATTCCTTTTCTAGAGACCAAGTGGTCCATCTCTATATATAGGCCTTGTCCAGATCTATTATGTTCTCTAAAACACAAGCTACCAATTCTGGTGCCAAGTTAAATACATACAAAGCACATCGCCCACTTTAAAAACCTAGGATATAGAGAAATATGATGGAGGATCATCCGACAGGCTTCAGGTTCTATCCAACGGAGGAAGAGCTCATCTCTTTCTATTTGCACAAGCAGCTCGAGGGTTCGCTCCAAGACCGGCTCCTCCGGATCATTCCAGTCCTTGACATTTACGCCACCGAGCCGTGGAATCTCCCGGGtaaaagaacaagaaattaTGCATGGGATTTCTTCTTTCTCGATGTTTCTTGTTCATTGTCACTGAAACGGAATCGCGGGTTCTGATGAATGTGCAAACTTGTCGCGAATTGTAAGTGAAGTTATCGCTTTCTTTAATGGTGTTTTGTGTGCTTTAACGCTGCAGAGCTTTCTGGAGAGCTGTGCCGAGAAGACAAAAAGCAGTGGTTCTTCTTCGCTCCGATGCAGGAGAGAGAAGCCAGAGGAGGGAGACCGAGCAGAAGCACGGCGATGGGTTATTGGAAGGCGACTGGGTCGCCTGGTTACATCTACTCATCAGACAACAAAGTGATTGGGATGAAGAAGTCCATGATCTTCTATGTGGGAAAAGCTCCAACAGGAACAAAAACCAAATGGAAATTGAATGAGTACAGAGCCGCAGAAATAATCTCACCTCCCAATTCCAATTCCGCAAGTTCTAGTATGCCCAAGTTTAGGGTAAGCGAGTGCTTGAACTATTTGAATTCGATCTTCGTTTTAGTTAATTGCGTGATCAGTCTTGAACTTTTGTTAGAAATATCAGGCGGTGGAAAACATTATTTACACAAGCATGCATTACTTGATCGATTAAtgactttatatatatttatatatattttttatataaataactAAACTATAAAGAGTAATCATCCATACACTGTCATCTCTTTTTTTAGTCAATGCAATTCAACTTTGGACTTTGTTAGATGAGTcacatttttcttcatcttgacTGGAGGAACCAATATTCTGACCAAGAAGTATTGTTGAGGTTATCCCACATTAAGTTGTGGAAATGACTGGTGGTTGGTTTATAAGCATGAAGGAAAACATCTCCTATTGAGTTGGCTTTTGAGGTGAGAGAGACCCAAACCACCTAACACTAGTATCAAAGTTTAGGTTTGCCAACAAATCTGGACCAAAAAATGttagaaatttgagaaaaaccaagatcctaattatCAAGATCGAATGTAAAAACATGTAAAATTCTGTTGAAAATAGGCACTTCTAGCCAATTGCCATCTCGACATTGATGGTGTGTTATCCGGTCAAAATAATGAGAGTAACGAGAGGGTTTGGCTTAGATGACCTATCTATATACCTATTCAAAACCTTATAGATAACGTCTCCCATCAAAATAGTTATCTTTAAATTAGACAGTAACCATAGTCATCAGAATTTGATGAGGATAATAAAGCAGCAATGAAACTCAATGCGGATAGTATTAAACTGAATATGGGATCATATTAGaaatattatgacaaaaaaaggtCACGCGAGAGAGTTACTGATTATTACACCTCCAACCTAGGCCCGATGTGTGAGGAGGAGATTATTGAGATTGTCCCCCATCAAGTTGTGAAAGGGGCTGGTAATTGGTTTATAAGTGTGACGCAAAACCTCACCTCTTAAACTAACTTTTGGAGTGACAAAGGCCCAAGACCACCAAGCAATTATGCTCATGGATGTCACccaaattttttgtaattaagtTTGCAAGCAATTGATGTTCACATTAATGACCCACCTATTAGAGGTTTGAAAGGATGAATTTTGAACTAAAGCCCTTATTAAGAATTAGCGCCATTCATCTTCTCATATCTTTCTCTGGGTGCTACAAAtttgtttttcatgtttttccCCTTGAAACGTTGTAGTTGAGGCAAGAATTTGCATTGTGCCGAGTATACATTGTGTCCGGGAGCTCTCGAGCATTTGATCGCCGGCCACCAGAGTTGATGGCTGGAGAAACAATACTAGGTGGACATGGTGGCGGCACCAGCGGTGGATCGGCATCATCATCAAGGCCAGTGGTAGAAAATTATGCCGGAATTTCTAGTGACATGGAGACGACAAGTATGGATATAGAAGAACCTATATGGGATTGGGAACAACTCAATTGGTTTTAGCAGAGTCCTTAGAAAATCCAGTTTATGTATGGATCTCATCCATGGAGCAATAGAAATCCCGATggaaaaagggttaatatcctcAAATTAAGTGCATATACAAGAGAATAATAGAACGTCTCGATCAAGATCCATTATTTCTACTATCGATTTtatcagcttttttttttttttcgatttgcTGTACTGCTAAGTGTGCTTGTATAGATATGTATGCTCCATACGTCTCGATCAAGATCcattatttctattcaaaactTCGAATGAGTAACAGCAAAAACCAACTATGTACTTACGTAGTTTGACATTTAACTATATCCATGGGCAAAGGAGGATTTCTTTCACTATGTGATCTTGAAAAATTACTGGTGAGAATCAAGAACAAACTCTCACCATCCAAATCCCTAATTATAGTAGTCGCGTAAGAACAGATATGAAGAGACGAGATGTCTCCCTACAGGACAAGAAAACCCTAAACACTCACCAAACAAGAAttatctttccatttttttctactttttctatCTCAAAAACTTGCATGCATCTTCCTTAGTTGAATTCCTTCCTTTGCAGAGAAAATTTACAAGTTGCTATTAACAGTGCTGAAGCGGGTACCACTGTAATGCATAATACTACAGTGGACGACATAGCTTACCATTAATATAATGCTCATCAGAAAATAAACAGGTGTACATAGATAAAAGCTTGGATGCATTATTTAAGTGTAAGATCTATTTTCAATGTCCTTTCCTcccttcaagaaaaatgaaatctcTTAAGTCACTGACTTCATGTCGCTTCATTCCGATTTGGCTTCTTGAGATGGCCTTAATTATCTTCATTTCTGGCTCACTTATTCCAAATAAGTCCTCCAGGTGGCCGTCCACTTACCAAAATTTTGTTCACCAAACGATGCTTCCACTTTCCCCAAAGTCTTTAATGGTCTTTCGTTAGTAGTATATAGGAGATCTATCAAAAATATACCTCACTTATTCAATGACCATTTACATACCTCAATTTCTGCAAATATCATCCACTCATCTTTAATCAGAAACCCACATTTGAAAGACCAAATTACACCCTCCTTGTAGGCTCATTTTAGCATATTGCTTATATTTCCATTGTTTggttttcaattgattttgaGTGCATTTTTGCGGTTGTGAAAGCTTGGGATTTTGGGGATgtgtttttttaaaagaaaccaCATGATCGTAAATGGTCTCCAAAAGTAAAATTTAGGTATGTActtgatatttttaaaagtaGAGTTGTGTAAGTGGTTGCTCGCTGGGTGAAAAGTGAGGtatgtttttggtatttgtCCTACTGCATACAGCGATTAGAGTACTGCAGCTTCGGCTACTTTTTATTGCTAGAGAAAGGATTCTTAAAATCGAACTCGTCTCTATCCCTAAAGCGACTTTCGAGCTCAAATATTATGGCAAGTTAAATTTCCCCGAAGCAACTGTCTTCCCACTATCTTCAAGACGTCGATGGAGTTTTCCTCGTGTTTTCCGAGCATTATATGTATAGAGAGTCTAGAAAATTACCTCAGACAATTGACAAAGCCAAATCTATCACCAATTCGTCGACTTCGTGCCTGGCTTCGGCTTCCAAGCGATGAAGTTTTTCTATGAGGCATAGGAAACTTCTGTGAAACTTCAGTTCAATACGTATCTTTCACTTCCGACATTTTAAACAGTTTTCAGATACGGCATATCTAGTTTCATGGAATATGATTATCGGTAAAGTCAAAGAACGAACATCATTTGACGGGATCAGTTTCTCCTCTCAGGCGGTTGGACGGATGATCCTCCATGGAATTGGACTTGCGGCATAATTTCTTTCGGTATGAAAGTTATAATCTTATGGACCTACTTTGCAAATCTACTAAAACAGAATTCGTTAGACAAGGCATTTTGCCTTGCTCAACATGGCCATGATATTATGGCAAATGTTATCTAATCATCAATCTTTTTTAAACCAACGAAAAAAAATCTCTTTGGGAAATGCCATTGGTCTTGATCGTGAATTCCAGTATTCGTGAGCAAGATTGATATATACTGGTGGACTATTTACAACAATAACAAAAAATTGTGCCAATTAGAATCTGTTTAGTAATCattctgttcccgagaataatttatgatcagaaattatttttttctattatattccccagaaaaatttctaaacatttaaagatgtttgataactgtccaaaatttctattgccggaatagaattgcatttgatacgacattcaaaatttctaatccaaaccattttcttttaattctttaataattttatcatttttttcttcttcttttttcctttctcttctttttcaagcTTTGGCTAGTCGCTGACCTCGAGATGACTGGTGAAACCaaatgagggccggcgacctcgccgagacATTGCCAATCCCTGTCGAGGCCGCACCTCATTAGTCAAGCCTCACCCAATcttggcaaggccgagcctctaGCGAGCTCGTTGGATCTTGCCCAACCGGTTGTCAATGACTGGCGATggtgaaagaagaagagagaaagaagaagaaaaaaaagaagagaaaagagaaaaaataaatttgggttGTCTTGATTCTAAAATAGTTGTCGAGAataaagaagcaacttttttttgctccttgattctgttccaaattttgttctcaaaaacaaaaaaattaccaaatggatttctattctttttttattcttagaaaCAAATTAATAGAATTGGGTGTTGTTTGACCAGTTGCAAAATAGACCCTTAGTGACGAGCAATTAGCCGTCGTTAGAAAAGACTGTCGACATCCTATCATGATCAAGCTAACAAGATGAATTTTCGTTCATTGGTAAGACTTTTATCTCTATGTCGACATTAACTTATCTGTCACTAAACACCTCAAGGAAGAATTGATAAATCCTTAGGACAATTAGCGATGacctaattttttgataatttatcggTAACTTATCTTCATCATTATAAAATTAGCACAATATGCAAATgaatattatgttatattttttaccaacttttatatgaacttaacaatttttttttagtgacttAATACTAGTTGTGCATCACTAACTCTTATTTGAGCTAGTTACCATTTTTATTTAgttctcttatttgaattacTTACTAATTATTATCCTTTTTTCatggttaatatcacaaaaaaaaatcccaaattatgcCCATTGTAACACAAatatctgatttttctttttttgtataagtaaaaaccctaaacttaccCATTCTGATAAAAATACCACAAAccttttttatgtcataaaacaTCCCAACTTATAATAGTGTGATAAAAATATCCTGAATGGAATTAAATAGAAGAGGCAAAGTAATTCCAATAAGTTGTTCGTGGATCAGTTAAGATTCAAAAGTCGGCAGGTCGATAATGACGTGTTTCTTCATTATAGAAAGTGGTCATGAGCGCATCAATTTTAGCTTTATCCTTATTGTTATTCTATGTTGACCGGAAAGTTTTACTTGGATTAAAAAGCTTCCTTTTAATGATTCCTAACCTCAGACCTGAGTAGGTCCTTAAACTACTCCCCCAAGCCCATGTGGGATTAACCACCGGGTATGGGAGTTTATCCTAGGGGTCTCCCCGTAAAATCCAAGGAACAAGGAGAGAAACTCCAATGAAGACAACAGGGGGAAAAGAAGCCCCCTTGGATTATTTCACGACCGTTTACCCAAAAGAAGTCATGACAaaatgaatttaatatttagaaAGTGAAATCCTTTCAATGTCTTGGAAAGGAAGTAAAGACCCgactttatttttcttataaagTTGAAGTAAATTAGTAAATTCCATAAACATCATTGAATTGATGACAGATATATTTGAAGTCAATTACTTAATCTAAACTTTCACTTATGTCAATAATTCATCAGTCACCTTATAAGTTTCTGtttccttaacaagttccatgATATTACAACGTTGTGAAAATTTTATAGTTTAATCAATTAactcataaacctttcaattataccaattgagtcctaaacattttcatgttttatcaattgagtccgtCAAGGAAATTTGAACCATAAATTGCTAATGCAGACACCGATAGTGTCACATAGAATGGCTAGTGTTgatattgataaatttttataaaaaaaatgaattttttcttcttctttttcctttttttttcccttaccAAGTCTGGCGAGGGTCGCATGAAATTGTCTTGTTTGAGCATGAACATAAACCACATCTCGGCAGGACTTCCTTCCAGATATTCCACTGTTGAGGTTTAACCGTTTGGCCGACCCAATAGGGCAAACAACagtcaagggaaagaaaaaagtaaaccAAAGCAAGAGAAGTGAAGATATTGAATGGTAGAACGCAGAGATGGCTAAAGCACTTCTTTTATAAACTAAACAAAATCACATAACACAGCACTTCGAACAGTCAACATTGTGCATCACAGAACCGGCTAGTAGACCCCACAGTTTCCTGGAGGTGTCTGAATTAAGGCAGTCGAGTTAATTTACATTGTATACTTCTTTCCCGCTTGATTAAAGCAGCATCTTCTGTAGGTTGATAAGTTGAACTAGAGCCATACTAGTCATGCGCGTCAGAGTTGATTGCAGAATGTCGAAAGGATCAGAGGAAGGTTCATAGGCCAACAGGCAAAAGGCTAATTTACATGGATGACGTTAGCCCATCCGTAAACCGAAAACTACTGAGGCACTATACCGGCGGAACTGGGTTTGATGCTCTATATCTCTCGAATTTCAGATTATTTTTGTTCACGGACGTAATAGATCATTTGAATTCAAGGAGCAGAGTTTCCATATA of the Eucalyptus grandis isolate ANBG69807.140 chromosome 10, ASM1654582v1, whole genome shotgun sequence genome contains:
- the LOC104423430 gene encoding NAC domain-containing protein 90; amino-acid sequence: MMEDHPTGFRFYPTEEELISFYLHKQLEGSLQDRLLRIIPVLDIYATEPWNLPELSGELCREDKKQWFFFAPMQEREARGGRPSRSTAMGYWKATGSPGYIYSSDNKVIGMKKSMIFYVGKAPTGTKTKWKLNEYRAAEIISPPNSNSASSSMPKFRLRQEFALCRVYIVSGSSRAFDRRPPELMAGETILGGHGGGTSGGSASSSRPVVENYAGISSDMETTSMDIEEPIWDWEQLNWF